CCTGGCGCCGTGGTACATCGCGTACGTTCTGCTGTTCAACATGCTTGTGGGACCGGTGTTCTCGGCCGGCAGCGTCTGCAACGAGCGAGAACGCCAGACCCTCGACCTGCTGCTCACGACGCTCATCACCCCCTGGCAGATGCTGTGGGGCAAGCTGCTGAGCGGGCTGCGGGTGTCGGTAGTGTTGACCTCGTTCCTGCTGTGGCCGGTGCTACTAGCGTGCCTGATGCCGCTGGACTACTGGAACAACCTGCCGACCATGGCGGGCTACCTGCTGGTTACGGCGCTGGCGTGCCTGACCACCGCGTTCACGGCGCTCTTCTGCTCGACCATCTACCGCAAGACGTCCAGCAGTTTGATGACCACCTACGTGCTGATTTTGACGATGTTCGTGGCGCCGCTGGCTGCGCGGTTTTTTTCCGACACGTTCTTCCAGGACACGGCCGGCGCCCGGGTAGTGCACGCGGTCAGCAGCGTCAGCCCGTTCGCCGCGGTGTTCGCGCTGCCGCTCGACATCGAGCACTCCAACGACCGGTCGGACGCGGCGGTGCAGCAGGCCATCGGCGACATGGGCGTGTTCTACGGGTACGTCGGCTGGACGGTGCTGTACAACGCGGCGTTGCTGCTGCTGATCATGTGGCTGTTCCACGCCCGCTGGCGGGTGTCCGAGTAGCGGCGTGCGCGGGTAGGGCGCGGCGATTTACCGGGGTGGATTGCCCGCCGGGCGGGGCTGTGCGATAACGCTAGCAACGCCGACGCAAGGAGCCGAAGTTGTCTACGCCAGCCGATCAGAACGCCAGCCGGGGCCAAGCGCCCACTCAGGATGAGTTGAACCTGGAGCACTACGCCGCCCGGTTGGAGCGGCCCGTGCTGATGAAGGCGCCCGACTTCCAACGCGGCGACCGGCTGCGTCACGTGGTGTTCTCCGGCCAGTTCACCCCGGCCATGCTGTCCGAGCTGGCCGAGACCGCCGACATGATCCGGCTGCTCTCCAAGAGCCGCGGCGGGCAGGACTTTCTGCGGAACCTGCTGTCGCACCGCCGCGCAATGCTGTACTTCACCCAGCCCTCGACGCGGACGTTCTTGTCGTTCATGGCGGCCTGCCAGATCCTGGGGATTACCTGCAACGAGGTCCGCGACCCGAGCACCTCGTCCGAGACCAAGGGCGAGACCCGCTTCGATTCAATCCGGATGTTCTCCAGCTACTTCGACCTGATCATCATGCGGTCGCCGGTGGCCAAGTTGGCCGAGTCGTGCGCGTACCTGATGAACGACCTGGAGCGGAGTGGTCAGCGCAGCGTGCCCCTGATCAATGCCGGCAGCGGCGCCGACGAGCACCCCACCCAGGCGCTGTTGGACATCTACACGCTGCAGCGGACGTTCAACTTCGAGAACCCGCGTGACTCGCCCGGCGGCGACAAGCTGGAGCGTCTGCGGCAGATGCCCGGCTACGGCGACCTGACCAAGGGCCTCGAGAACAAGACTTACGCCTTCTGCGGCGACATCGGCCGCGGCCGCACGGTCCGCTCGCTGGCAATGCTGCTGGCCGCCTACGAAGGCGTGCGGCTGGTGTTCATTTCGCCGGACCACCCGAAGCTCCGCATCCGCGAGGACCTGAAGCAGCGGCTCGCCGACCGTGGCGTGCCGGTGTACGAGCTCGACTCGTTCGAGGCCCACCTGGACGGCAAGCCGGTGATCGAGCAGGTCGACGCGCTCTACATGACGCGGGTGCAGAAGGAGCACGACGACCCCGAGGACGCCGAGTCGATGGCCGCCATCGACACCCTCAAATACCGGCTGACCCCAGAACTGGTTGCACGGATGCGGCTGTACACCCCCATCCTGCACCCGTTCCCGCGCGACCAGCACTTCGGCGAGATCCCCCCCGAGGTCGACGACGACCCCCGCGCCATGTACTTCCGCCAGGCCCGCAACGGCATGTGGGTCCGCGCGGCGCTGCTGGCGCACGTGATGGACGTCGACCACGCCATCGCCCGCCACTTCTTTGAGACCTACCGCGAGCGGCACGTCTACAACGACTAGCCCCCAGGAGCGAGCACATGGCCCGCTCGCCCGCGCGTGTCCGGCTGCTGATCGACGGTTACAACCTGCTGCACGCCACCGACGTGCACGGCGCCGACGCCCTGGCAGGCACGCTGCAGGGCGCACGCGAGGCGTTGCTGTCATTCCTGGCCTCACGGCTGACAAAGCGCGAGCGGAAGCGTGCGGTGATTGTGTTCGACGCCGCCGGCGCGCCGCCCGGGCTGCCCGACCAGTACACGTACGAGGGCGTCCACGTGCTGTTCGCGCGCCGCTACGCGGACGCCGACGCCATGCTCGAGGCCCTGATCGAAGCGGACCGGGCGCCCAAGGAACTGCTTGTGGTGTCCGGGGACCGCCGCGTGCAGAGGGCAGCGCGGAGCCGCGGAGCCGCCTGGCGGGACAGCTCCGACTGGAACCGCGAGCTCCTCCGCCGCCCGGCCCACCCGGTCTCCGCGCCGCCTGTATCCACTCCGGAGAAGCCCGCAGACATCGGCGACGCCGACTACTGGGTCAACGAGTTCTCTCAGCCGCTGCCGCCCGACGAGGCCGCGCCGGAGCCCGCCCCGCCGGCGCGGTCCGGAGCGGGCGACCCGGCGTCCGAATCGCCCGCGTCACCGCCGCGTGGGGAGAAGCCGGACGAGAGTTCGGGAAATCCCTTCCCGCCAGGCTACGCAGAAGATTTGGCGGCGGAGCTCGAAAAACCGGCACGACGCCACCCCCCACGGGGGTAGGCCACCCGCCCAGCCGGCGCATCTGTCCCAGTACGCGCGCGCGTCCGGTCCCGTGTGCGGTCATCCCCCCGGCCGCCATTTCTGTGCTGCGCTGTGGATCTCCAGGTCCGCCGCGGCGCGCATCTGATGACCTACTTTTTGTCATCAAACACATTTTAGCGCAGGGATTTCGTGATCCCACGCGCTGACCTCTGCGACCCGCGCGGGAGAAGACGGTGGAAGACAACGAACTGCTGAACGACTTCGTCATCGAGTCCAAAGAGCACCTGGCCGACGTTGAGAACCAGTTCCTGGCCATCGAGGAGCAGGGCGCCAACATCGACGTGGACCTGATCAACGAGGTGTTCCGCGCCATCCACTCCATCAAGGGCGCGGCGGGTTTCCTGGGGCTGACCACGGTCAACGACCTGGCCCACAGCCTCGAAAACCTGCTGAACATGATGCGCAATCGCGAGCTGGCGCCCACGTCGGCCATCGTGGACGTCATGCTCAAGGCCGCGGACACGCTCACCTCGATGATCGACGACGTTCACAACTCGTCGACCTACGACATCAGCCACCACGTCGAGTCGCTCGAAGCGATCGCTGTCGGCGCCGAGGCCCCGACCGCCGCCGCCCCGGCCGCCCCACCCGAACCGGTCGCCGACGAGGCGGCCCCGTCGACGGAGCTGACGCTCGACGAGCAGATCGAAGCCGCCATCGCCGCCAAGCTGGCGGCGAAGAACGCGGCCAAGGCCGCCGAGGCGCCTCAACCCGCCGCATCTCCCGCCCCCCCCGAACCCCCGCAGGCGAAGCCCATGGCAGAGGAATCCAGCAAGCCGTCGCCGACGGCGGACGCCAACATCCGCGTGTCGGTGACCGTCCTCGACAGCCTCATGAACCTGGCGGGCGAGCTCGTGCTCAGCCGCAACCAGCTGATGCAGGCGGTCGCCTCGGAGGAGCGGTCGGGCCTCGAGGCCACCTCCGCACGCATCGACCAGGTGACCAGCGAGCTGCAAGAGGCGATCATGCAGACCCGCATGCAGCAGATCGGCTCGGTCTTCAGCCGGTTCCCGCGGGTTGTGCGCGACCTCAGCGCCAAGCTCGGCAAGCAGTGCGAGCTGGAGATCGAGGGCAAGGAGGTCGAGGTCGACAAGACGATTGTCGAGGCGATCGGCGACCCGCTCACCCACCTGATCCGCAACTCGGTCGACCACGGCCTGGAGTCGCCGGACGCGCGGGTCAAGAACGGCAAGCCGGCCAGCGGCAAGATCGAGCTCCGCGCCTGCTACCAGGCCGGCAAGGTCCGCATCGAGATCAACGACGATGGCGGCGGCATCAACCCGGCCGTGCTCAAAGAGAAGGCGGTCTCCAAGGGGGTCATCACCCAGGAGAAGGCCGACCAGATGGGAGACCGCGAGGCGGTCCGGCTGATCTTCGCACCGGGCTTCTCCACCGCCAAAGAGGTAACCGACGTCAGCGGCCGCGGCGTCGGGATGGACGTCGTGCGGACGAACATCGCCAAGCTGGGCGGCACGGTCGACGTCGAGTCGGTGCTCGGCAAAGGCACCAGCATCATCGTCACCCTGCCGCTGACGCTGGCCATCATCCCTTCGCTCATCATCCAGGCGGGCGGGGACCGCTTCGCGATCCCCCAGGTCAACATCGCCGAGCTGGTCCGCGTCCGCGAGAGCGAACGCGAAACCAAGCTGGGCCGCGTCAAGAACGCCGAGGTGCTCCGCCTGCGGGGCAGCCTGCTGCCGCTGGTGCGTCTGAACGAGGCCCTCAACTGCGGCGGACCAGAGGAAGACGAGCACAACAAGACCGGCGCCACCAACATCATCGTCGTCGACACCGGGCAGACCCGCTTCGGGCTGGTGGTCGACGCGCTGCACGACTCGGAGGAGATCGTGGTCAAGCCGCTCGGCCGGCACCATAAGAACTGCCGCACGCTGGCCGGCGCCACGATCCTCGGCGACGGGCACGTCGCGCTGATTCTGGACATCGCCGGCATCGCCGCTCACCAGGACCTGCGCACCGACGAGGAGCTGCAGGCGGCCGCCGACAAGCACGCTGAGCAGTCGAACGAGGAGACCGACGAGCAGGCCGTGATGCTGTTCGAGAACGGCCCGGGCGAGCAGTTCGCCGCCCCGATGGCCCTGATCGCCCGCATCGAGCGGATCCGCACCGACCAGATCGACACGGTCGCCGGGCAGGAGGTGCTGCAGTACAAGAGCACCACGCTGCCGCTGCTGCGGCTGGAGAACTGCATCCGTGCGACGCCGCCCGGGCCGATGGACCGGGCTTACGTCGTGGTGTTCGAGGTGCGGGGGCGAGAGGTCGGCCTGATCGCCCCGGTCCTGCACGACATCACCAACGTCACGACCAACATCGACACCGCGACCTTCAGCGAGCAGGGCGTGGTTGGCTCGCTCGTGCGGAACGACAAGACCGTGCGTCTGATCGACTTCTACGAGATCACCCAGCTCTCTCACCCCGAGTGGTTCCTGGGCGACGAGCCCGCCGGCTACGCCGACGACGCGCTGCCGCCGCTGGTGCTGCTGGCAGAGGACTCGACGTTCTTCCGCACCCAGGTGCAGAAGATGTTCGAGGACAAGGGCTACCGGGTCGAGGCCTGCGAGGACGGACAGGTCGCGTGGGACAAGCTGGCCAGCGGCGAGTACGCGCCGGACGTCGTGGTGACGGACATCGAGATGCCCAACATGGACGGCTTCCAGCTCTGCCAGAAGATCCGCGACTCGGCCCAGTTCCGCGACCTGCCGGTCATCGCGCTGACCTCGCTGGCCGGGACGTCGGACATCCAGCGGGGCATCGAGGTCGGCATCGACGACTACCAGATCAAGATGGACCGCGAGAAGCTGCTCAACTCCCTACGCAACTTTGTCGACCACGGCGTCGACCGCAACAAGAATCAGTCCCAGCTCGTGGAGGCCTAGACCGTGACCACCGCCATCCTAGAAAACACCACCGCCCGCGTCGGCGAGCGGCAGTTCGCCACGTTCTACCTCGGCGAGATGCTGTTCGGCGTCGACATCGCCGCGGTCCAGGAGATCAACCGCCAGGTCAACATCACCGCGGTGCCGAACGCGCCGGCCCACGTCCGCGGAGTGATAAACCTGCGTGGCGAGGTCGCCACCGTGATCGACCTCCGCACCGTGCTGGGCATGCCCCCGGCCGAGGAGTCGCGCGACGCCCGCAACCTGATCGTCGCGTCCCAGGGCGAGGCGATCGGCCTGTGGGTCGACCGCATCTCCGACATCCTGACCCTTAAGGCGGACGAGATCTCCCCGGCGCCGGCCAACGTCGACGGCATCGACGGCCGGTTCTTCCAGGGGGTCCACACCCTGGAGACCGACATCGTTGTGCTGCTGGACGTCGAGCAGGTCTTGGCTGACCGCGACTAGCAGGGCCGCCACCCCACAGGCCCCGCTCCCGCTCTGCGACCCGTTTCCCCATCCTCCCCTTCAGAGCTAACCCGACAATGAAGATTCGCACTAAGCTGACCCTCGGCTTCCTGGCGTGCGGCCTCGTGCCTCTGTCGATCGCCGCTGTGACGAGCTACCTGGCGGCTTCCAGCGCCATGCACGCCGTGCAGACGCACGCGGTCGCCGACATGCGCGCCAAGGCGACCGCGGTCGTTGAGGTCCAGCGGGCCTTGAAGACCCGTCAGGTCGAAGCCTACTTCCGTCAGATCCGGGACCAGGCCCTAACCTTCGCCGAAAACCGCATGATCGTCGGCGCGATGCGCGAATTCCCCACGCGGCTCGGCTCGTACCGCGAGCAGGCGGGCCTGACCGAAGAGGACCTGCCGCGGCTGCGTGACGAGCTGGCGTCGTACTACCAGGGCGACTTCAGCGACGAGTACCGCGCGCAGAACAGCGGCGCCGACCCAGACGCCGGCAGACTCCTCGCCGCGCTGGACGACGATTCACTCGCCCTGCAGCACGCCTACATCAAGGCCAACCAAAACCCGCTGGGCTCCAAGCACCTGCTGGACGCCGCCGACACAGACACCGACTACGGGCAGCTCCACAAGATGGTGCACCCGGTGGTCCGCGACTACCTCGACAAGTTTGGCTACTACGACATCTTCCTCGTCGACGCCGAGACCGGGGACATCGTGTACTCCGTGTTCAAGGAGCTGGACTACACCACCTCGCTGATCGACGGCCCGTACGCCCAGACCAACTTCGGCGAGTGCTTCCGCCAGGCGCGCAGCCTGAGCAAGGGCGAGTACGCGTTCGTCGACTTCGAGCAGTACACGCCCAGCTACGAGGCGCCGGCCAGCTTCATCGGAGCGCCGGTCTATGACGGCGACGAGCTGCTCGGCGTGGCCATGTTCCAGATGCCGGTCGACCGGATCTGCGACCTGATGGCCTCGCGGGACGGGATGGGTGAGACCGGCGAGGCGATCCTCGTCGGCCCCGACTTCAAGATGCGCAGCAACTCGCACCTGCAGCCGGATACCCACAGCCTGGCGGCCTCGTTCCGCACCCCCGCTGCCGGCAGCGTCAAGAGCGACGCCGTGAAGGCCGCCCTCGCCGGCGAAACCGGCGCCGCCGTAGTGACCGACTACCGCGGTGAGGAGACGCTCATCGCGTACGGCCCCGTCGACGTGCTGGGGGTCCGTTGGACCCAGTCTTCAAAGATCGACACGTCCGAGGCGTTCACCGCGGCGCGTGAGATGCAGCAGACGGCCGCCGCGGCCACCGCCCGGATGCTCGCTACCTCCCTGGCGATCCTCGCCGTGTCCGCGGTCGTGGTGCTGGGCGTCGCGTACCTGTTCGTGCGGCTGCTGGTCACGCCGATCAACAAGATGGTCGACGCCGCCCGTGTGATCGCCGAGGGGGAAGCCGACCTCACCAAACGCCTCGATCTGAAGAGCTCCGACGAGCTGGGAGAGCTGGGGCACTGGTTCGACGTGTTCATCGGCCGGGTCCAGAAGATCATCGCCCTGGTCGCCGGCAACAGCCTCACGCTTAGCGGCGCCGCCGAGGAGCTTGGCGTCACGAGCGATTCGCTCGCCTCCGGCGCCGAGAGCACCACGATGCAGAGCGCCACCGTCGCTTCGGCTGCCGAGCAGATGGCGGCCAACATGAAGCAGGTCGCCGCCGCCAGCGAAACCATGTCAACCAACATCCGCTCGGTCGCCGCGTCGACGGATCAGATGACCTCGACCATCACCGAGATCGCCCAGAACGCCGAGCAGTCTGCCAAGGTGGCCGACGAGGCCGCCCGCCTGGCCGAGGTCAGCAACCAGAAGGTCGGGGGGCTCGGCGAGGCCGCCGACCAGATCGGCAAGGTGATCGAGGTGATCCAGGACATCGCCGAGCAGACCAACCTGCTGGCCCTGAACGCGACGATCGAGGCCGCTCGCGCCGGAGAGGCCGGCAAGGGGTTCGCCGTGGTCGCCACCGAGGTCAAAGAACTCGCCAAGCAGACCGCGCTGGCGACCGAGGAGATCCGCGGCCGTATCGAGGGAATCCAGTCCTCAAGCGTCGAAGCGGTTGGCGCCATCCACGAGATCACCGGCGTGATCAACCGCGTCAACGAGGTCGCCCGCACCATCGCCTCCGCGGTTGAGGAGCAGAGCATCACTACCAAGGACATCGCCGCCACCGTGGCAGACACCGCTACCGCCGCCGACGCCGTCTCGCAGGGGGTTGGCGAATCGGCCGCGGCCAGCGAGGAGATCACCCGCAGCATCGTCGGCGTTGACACAGGCGCCAAGCAGACTTCCGACGCGGCTTCTGAGACCCGGCAAGCGGGCGGGTCGGTGGCGCAGCTCGCCACCGAGTTGCAGTCGCTGGTCAGCCAGTTCAAGACCTGATCCCAACGACGCCGCCTCGCCCCCTTCCCGCGGGGCGCGGCGGCCCCTTGATTCGACCGCCGAAACGGCTTGATCGACAACACGAGCACCACGATGAGCAACCGCCCGCCACTCAAGGTCCTGGTCGTGGACGACTCGGCCTTGTACCGCAAGATCGTCCGCGACGTGCTCTCCGGCATCGAGGGCGTTGAGGTCGTCGGCGCCGCGAACAACGGCGTCATGGCGCTGGAACGGATCAACCAACTCCGCCCCGACGTGGTTACGCTGGACGTCGAGATGCCCCAGCTCGACGGCCACGGCGTGCTGAAACGGCTGGCCGGACAGCAGAACGCCCCCAAGGCGATCATGGTCAGCGCGTTCACCGCCCAGGGCGCCCAGTCGACCAACGCGGCGCTCCGCGAGGGGGCGTTCGATTTCATCCTGAAGCCCGCCACCAAGTCACTCGAGATGAGCGTGCAACAACTCCGCCGGGACCTGATCCCCAAGATTGAGGCCTGCCGCGGCGTCGCCGCTCGCCCGACAAGCGCCGTGCCGACCCGCGCGCCGCTGCGTGCGGCGCCAACCGGCCCGGCCCCGATGCCCGTCCGCCGCCGCATCGACGTGCCGTCGAAGGTGGTCGCGATCGGCGTCTCGACCGGCGGCCCTCAGGCGTTGGTGAGCCTGCTCCCCAAGCTGCCGGCCAGCTTCCCCTGCCCAATCCTGCTGGTGCAGCACATGCCGCCGATGTTCACGGCCAGCCTGGCCGAGGACCTCAACCGGCGGTGCGCCCTGAACGTCAGCGAGGGCAAAGACGGGCAGGTCGTCCAGCGTGGCGACGTCATCATCGCCCCGGGCGGCAAGCAGATGCGTGTTGTGAAACGCGACAAGGAGCACGTCATCCAGATCACCGACGATGCGCCCGAACGCAACTGCAAGCCGTCGGTGGACTACCTCTTCCGCTCGGTCGCCGAGGCCTACGGCTCGGCCGCGCTGGGAGTCGTGCTGACCGGCATGGGGGACGACGGCGCCCTGGGCGCCGGCCTGCTCAAGGCCAAGGGCGCCCCGATCATCACCCAGGACGAGGCGACCTGCGTCGTCTACGGCATGCCCCGGGCGGTCTTCGAGGCCGGGCTGTCGGACGAGGTGGCCCCGCTCCCCATGATGCCGACCGTCATCGGCGCGTACACCAGAGGGGGGGCGCGGGTATGAAACTCGACGCCGAGGGCATCGACGCCATCTGCGGCCTGGTCAACGACCTCTGCGGGATCTACCTGGATTCCAGCAAGGACTACCTGATCGAGGGGCGGCTGGCGGACCTGGTCAAGAAGCACGGGTGCCAGTCGTACGCCGAGCTGGCGCGCAAGGCGCGGGCCGGGGCGTCCAACCCCGTGGCGGACGACGTCGTCAATGCGATCACCACCAACGAGACGCTCTGGTTCCGCGACGCAACGCCGTTCAACGCGCTGCGTTTCAAGATCCTGCCAGAGCTGATCGACGCCAAGGCGAACACCGCCACGCCGCGGAAGATCCGCGTCTGGTCCGCCGCCTGCAGCACCGGGCAGGAGGCCTACAGCATCGCGATGACATTCGCGGACATTGTGCCGGGCATCGCCAACTGGGACCTGGAGATCGTCGGCACCGACATCTCGTCCGACGCGGTTCGCCGCGCCCGCGAGGCCCGGTACTCTCAACTCGAGATCAGCCGTGGACTGGATCAGATCCACCAGAGCGGCTACTTCAGCCAGTCGAACCGAGAGTACCACGTAAACGAGGTGCTCCGCTCCAAGTGCCGGTTTGAGGTCCGCAACCTGTTGCAGCCGTTCACTTCGCTCGGCAGGTTCGACATCGTGTTCTGCCGCAACGTGGCGATCTACTTCAAGAACGCCGACCGCCAGAGCCTGTTCCGCCGCATCGCGGAACAGATGAACCCCGGCGGCTGGTTGTTCGTCGGGTCGAGCGAGGCGCTGAACGAGATGGGCCCCGAGTGGACGCCCCAGCGGCACTGCGGCGCCGTCTGCTACCAGCCCAAGGCGCTGGCGACCGTCTGAGGTCGCGTTCGTCTACTCCGCAACATACTTCAGCGTGAGGTCTCCCGTCGATCGCAGCTCCAGCAGGTAGCGGGCGCCGGGACGGGCCACGATCGCTGGTGAGTTGGACTGCGCGTTTCGGATGCCCAGCTCGGCCAGCCGATCCGGGTCGTGCGCCAGGGCCCAGAAATCGGCCCAGAGCTGCTCCTCGAACTCCGACATCCGCTCGCCGCGGGCGTAGGCGGTCGGCCGCGTGTTGGGTGAGTCGAGTGGGAACCCTTCCTCGGGCTTCTGAGCGCTGCCGAACAACCGGCGGAACAGGCAGATGGCCGTGCCCTTCTCGAGGTGCGCCTGCTCTACGTACTCGTCGTCGAATTTGACGACCAAGTACTCCAAATAAACCTGCTCGCCCGGGACGTCGAATCGCTGCGGCTTGCCAATCTGCTTTCCCTCGGGGTCGGTCTCGACGAACTCCACGGTCGTGACCACCGGGTCCCCCTCCTCGGGCCCGGGCGTCTGCGAGAGCACCCGCAGCTCGGCGATCCGCTGATCAACCTTTAACAAGTAGCGGGCCGTTTCGAGCTGATCAATCTTCAGCGTCTTCTCGGCTAGTTCCTGCTGCTGCTCCTCTACCCTGCTCTGGGTGGCCTGCAGGTCGCCCAGCGCCTGCTGCAGCTTCGCCTCCTGCTCTTGGAGGCGTTTGTTCGGCTCGTTGTAGACGTCGTACGCTTGGTAGCCGACCAGCCCGGCGCCGCCAACCACCACCGCGGCGATCAGGGTGCGAACCGTGGAGTTGAATGTCTTGATGCCCTCGTTCAAGCTGCCCATGGCGGGTCCCTCAGGGTAGATGGTGCGGCGGCGGGGTCCCCCTAGAGATAACCGATCGCGCCGCTCGGTGGTAGCTTGGCGCCGCGCTAGGCCGCTTGCCGGTCTTCGTCGACCGCGCAGCCGCGGGAAGGGCGGTAGCCGGCGCCGGTGCGGATCGGCCGCTCACCAGGACGGTTCGCGCCGGATTCGGCCCACTGCTCCGCGTCGTGGGTAGCGTTGTTCAGCCGTTGTTCGATCTGCACCCGCCAGCTCTCAATTCCTTCGCGGTCCAATTCGGCAGGCACCCGGATCGCTCCGCTGACCACGGCACGCGCCCGGCTAAACGGGCGGGGGACGGCGAAGCGGTCCCAGCTGCGCAGCCGCCACGGGCGGTCGTAGCCGATCCCCAGGCAGACGATTGGCATCCGCAGCTTCGACGCCAGGTAGACCGGCCCCTGGGCCAGCCGACGCCGAGGGCCACGGGGGCCGTCGGGGGTGATGGTGAGGTGATGGTCCTTGCTGTGGGCGGCGAGCTGACGCAATGCGCCGGTAGCGCCGCGGTAGGTGCTGCCGCGCACGCACTCGAAGGAGAAACGGTCGGCGATCCGCGCGAGGATGTCCGCGTCGCGGTGCTGGCTCAGCAGCATCGTCAGGTGACAGCCGCCGCGCTTCACCAGCGGCAGCAGGATGTTCTCGTGCCAGAAGACGTAGATGCGCGGCTCGCCGGGCGCCAACAGCGGGTCGACCGAGGGGTCCTCGTACAGCACCCGGTACCGCAGCGTGCTCATCCACGAACGGATCGATAGCGAAAAGGGCCAGCTGGCGACGCGCGTGATGAGGGGACCGTTGAGCTTCATCAGAGCTACGCCGCGATCGAACCAGCGAGACCAGTGCTAGCAGCGAGCCTCTGCGCGTGCCCGCCGATAGATGCGATTCTGTATCAAGATCGCGGCCCTTGGGAAAGGCCAATCACAGATCGGCCGGCGTGCCCCAATGCTACGCATGCTTGCCACGGCGGTTGGTGATCTCGATCGCCTTGAGAAGTCCGCGGGCCTTGTTGAGCGTTTCCTGGTACTCCGCGGAGGGGACGCTGTCGGCCACGATGCCGGCGCCCGCCTGCACGTAGGCGGTGTCGCCCTTGATGACGATGGTCCGCAGGGCGATGCACGTGTCCAGGTTGCCGGCGAAGTCGAAGTAGCCCACGGCGCCGGCGTATGGCCCGCGGCGGTGGGGCTCCAGCTCGTCGATGACCTCCATCGCCCGCACCTTCGGCGCCCCCGAGACCGTGCCGGCTGGCAGGCAGGCGGCCAGGGCGTCGAACGCGTCGGCGCCCTCCTTCAGCTGCCCGTTCACGTTCGAAGTGATGTGCATCACGTGGCTGTAGCGTTCGATGACCATCACGTCGGAGATCTCGACGCTGCCGTACCGCGCGACCCGCCCGACGTCGTTGCGTCCCAGGTCGACCAGCATGACGTGCTCGGCCCGCTCCTTGGGGTCGGCCAGCAGCTCCTCGCCCAGGCGACGGTCCTCCTCGTCGTCCGCGCCCCGCGGGCGGGTGCCGGCCAGGGGGCGCACGGTTACCCTGCCGTCAACGACCCGCACCATGATCTCCGGCGAGCTGCCCACCAGCGTGCAGGACGGCGAGCGTAACAGGAACATGAACGGGCTGGGGTTCACCACCCTCAGCGTGCGGTACACCTCCAGCGGCGACTGCTCGAGCGGCGTCTGTAGCCGCTGGCTGATCACCACCTGGAAGATGTCGCCCGCGCGAATGTACTCGACGCACTTCTCCACCGCCGCCTGGAACCCGTCCTGGGTGAAGTTGGACTCGTAGGGCAGGTCGACTCCGCCGGTGGTGTCGATGTCTTCAGGGGTGAGAGTGCTAGCGGGAACCGATAGGCGATCCACCAACCGATCGACCCGCGCGGCGGCCTCCTGCTGCGCCGCGGCCAGCTGCGCGTCGTTCGACGCGCCCGACACGTCTGCTAAGGCGATCACGTAGACGGTCTTGCTGACATTGTCGAACACCACCATGTGGTCGAAGAACGCGAACGACAGGTCGGGAAGCTCTCGGTCGTCTTCCGGCGCGTCGGGCAGGTGCTCCACGTACCGGACGGTGTCGTACCCCGCGTAGCCAACCGCGCCGCCCACAAACGGGGGCAGGCCCGGCAGCTTGGCGACACGGACCGCCTGCACATGCTCGCGAAGCAATTCCAGCGGGTTGTCGGACTGCTGCTCGGCGGTCGTGGGAGGCTTGGGGGTCTCGTCCGCAGGCCGGTGGAAGTCCGTGATCACCACCCGGTCGCGGTGGGCCTCGATCATCCGAAACGGGTCGCCCGCGACAAAGCTGTACCGGCCGACCTTCTCACCGCCGATTACGCTCTCAAACAGGCAGGCGGAGGCGCCCTCGTCGAGCCG
This genomic interval from Posidoniimonas corsicana contains the following:
- a CDS encoding hybrid sensor histidine kinase/response regulator; this encodes MEDNELLNDFVIESKEHLADVENQFLAIEEQGANIDVDLINEVFRAIHSIKGAAGFLGLTTVNDLAHSLENLLNMMRNRELAPTSAIVDVMLKAADTLTSMIDDVHNSSTYDISHHVESLEAIAVGAEAPTAAAPAAPPEPVADEAAPSTELTLDEQIEAAIAAKLAAKNAAKAAEAPQPAASPAPPEPPQAKPMAEESSKPSPTADANIRVSVTVLDSLMNLAGELVLSRNQLMQAVASEERSGLEATSARIDQVTSELQEAIMQTRMQQIGSVFSRFPRVVRDLSAKLGKQCELEIEGKEVEVDKTIVEAIGDPLTHLIRNSVDHGLESPDARVKNGKPASGKIELRACYQAGKVRIEINDDGGGINPAVLKEKAVSKGVITQEKADQMGDREAVRLIFAPGFSTAKEVTDVSGRGVGMDVVRTNIAKLGGTVDVESVLGKGTSIIVTLPLTLAIIPSLIIQAGGDRFAIPQVNIAELVRVRESERETKLGRVKNAEVLRLRGSLLPLVRLNEALNCGGPEEDEHNKTGATNIIVVDTGQTRFGLVVDALHDSEEIVVKPLGRHHKNCRTLAGATILGDGHVALILDIAGIAAHQDLRTDEELQAAADKHAEQSNEETDEQAVMLFENGPGEQFAAPMALIARIERIRTDQIDTVAGQEVLQYKSTTLPLLRLENCIRATPPGPMDRAYVVVFEVRGREVGLIAPVLHDITNVTTNIDTATFSEQGVVGSLVRNDKTVRLIDFYEITQLSHPEWFLGDEPAGYADDALPPLVLLAEDSTFFRTQVQKMFEDKGYRVEACEDGQVAWDKLASGEYAPDVVVTDIEMPNMDGFQLCQKIRDSAQFRDLPVIALTSLAGTSDIQRGIEVGIDDYQIKMDREKLLNSLRNFVDHGVDRNKNQSQLVEA
- a CDS encoding NYN domain-containing protein: MARSPARVRLLIDGYNLLHATDVHGADALAGTLQGAREALLSFLASRLTKRERKRAVIVFDAAGAPPGLPDQYTYEGVHVLFARRYADADAMLEALIEADRAPKELLVVSGDRRVQRAARSRGAAWRDSSDWNRELLRRPAHPVSAPPVSTPEKPADIGDADYWVNEFSQPLPPDEAAPEPAPPARSGAGDPASESPASPPRGEKPDESSGNPFPPGYAEDLAAELEKPARRHPPRG
- a CDS encoding chemotaxis protein CheW, which encodes MTTAILENTTARVGERQFATFYLGEMLFGVDIAAVQEINRQVNITAVPNAPAHVRGVINLRGEVATVIDLRTVLGMPPAEESRDARNLIVASQGEAIGLWVDRISDILTLKADEISPAPANVDGIDGRFFQGVHTLETDIVVLLDVEQVLADRD
- a CDS encoding aspartate/ornithine carbamoyltransferase family protein, whose translation is MSTPADQNASRGQAPTQDELNLEHYAARLERPVLMKAPDFQRGDRLRHVVFSGQFTPAMLSELAETADMIRLLSKSRGGQDFLRNLLSHRRAMLYFTQPSTRTFLSFMAACQILGITCNEVRDPSTSSETKGETRFDSIRMFSSYFDLIIMRSPVAKLAESCAYLMNDLERSGQRSVPLINAGSGADEHPTQALLDIYTLQRTFNFENPRDSPGGDKLERLRQMPGYGDLTKGLENKTYAFCGDIGRGRTVRSLAMLLAAYEGVRLVFISPDHPKLRIREDLKQRLADRGVPVYELDSFEAHLDGKPVIEQVDALYMTRVQKEHDDPEDAESMAAIDTLKYRLTPELVARMRLYTPILHPFPRDQHFGEIPPEVDDDPRAMYFRQARNGMWVRAALLAHVMDVDHAIARHFFETYRERHVYND